A portion of the Bubalus kerabau isolate K-KA32 ecotype Philippines breed swamp buffalo chromosome 1, PCC_UOA_SB_1v2, whole genome shotgun sequence genome contains these proteins:
- the PEX26 gene encoding peroxisome assembly protein 26 isoform X1 — protein sequence MKSDPATSAAPLRALGGALRSSEPVRAVPAPSAAALLLEEAADLLVVNLDFGAALRTCERAWQGLAEEPAGASLEVKCSLCVVGIQALAEMDRWREVLSWVLQYYQAPEKLPPKVLELCVLLYSKMQEPGAVLDGVRAWLQDPDNQGLPEYRSLAELHLQRVLLPLGLLSEAEELVVGSAAFSEKQRLDALQAVSAARQQQTHGHSGSEETRTLNQEGSSSHKFLSLLTLLRQLWDSAVSHFFSLPFSKSLLAALLLCLLVLRFDPAGSDLPADPRGHVSSSLPASHPALSGRPCSPQPPVPQACRRSRVTRPWQPASCSQWALPAQPA from the exons ATGAAGAGTGACCCCGCAACCTCCGCAGCCCCGCTGAGGGCGCTCGGGGGAGCCCTGCGGAGCAGCGAGCCCGTGCGTGCCGTTCCGGCCCCGTCGGCGGCCGCGCTTCTGCTGGAGGAGGCGGCCGACCTGCTAGTGGTGAACCTGGACTTCGGCGCGGCGCTGCGCACCTGCGAACGCGCCTGGCAGGGCCTGGCGGAGGAGCCGGCGGGCGC CTCCTTGGAGGTGAAATGCTCTCTGTGTGTTGTGGGCATCCAGGCCCTGGCAGAAATGGATCGGTGGCGGGAAGTCCTGTCCTGGGTTCTTCAATATTACCAGGCTCCTGAGAAGCTGCCCCCCAAAGTCCTGGAACTGTG TGTTCTTTTATACAGTAAAATGCAAGAGCCTGGAGCCGTGCTGGATGGAGTCCGTGCTTGGCTTCAAGACCCTGACAACCAGGGCCTTCCAGAGTATAGATCCTTAGCAGAACTTCACCTGCAGCGGGTGCTACTTCCTCTGGGCCTCCTGTCAGAGGCTGAAGAGCTGGTGGTGGGCTCTGCAGCCTTCAGCGAGAAACAGCGGCTGGATGCGCTTCAGGCCGTTAGTGCAGCGAGGCAGCAGCAGACACATGGGCACTCTGGCTCCGAGGAGACGCGGACACTAAACCAGGAAG gctcctcctcccacaAGTTCCTGTCTCTACTGACGTTGCTGCGCCAGCTCTGGGACTCTGCAGTCAGCCACTTCTTTTCTCTGCCCTTCAGTAAGAGCCTGCTGGCCGCCTTGCTCCTCTGCCTCCTGGTGTTGAGGTTTGATCCAG CTGGCTCAGATCTTCCAGCGGATCCGCGAGGCCATGTCTCCTCCTCTCTGCCAGCTTCCCATCCAGCACTGAGTGGTCGTCCCTGCTCGCCTCAACCCCCTGTGCCCCAAGCCTGCCGGAGGAGCAGAGTCACTCGTCCTTGGCAGCCTGCTTCCTGCAGCCAATGGGCCCTGCCAGCACAGCCAGCCTAA
- the PEX26 gene encoding peroxisome assembly protein 26 isoform X3 — MKSDPATSAAPLRALGGALRSSEPVRAVPAPSAAALLLEEAADLLVVNLDFGAALRTCERAWQGLAEEPAGASLEVKCSLCVVGIQALAEMDRWREVLSWVLQYYQAPEKLPPKVLELCVLLYSKMQEPGAVLDGVRAWLQDPDNQGLPEYRSLAELHLQRVLLPLGLLSEAEELVVGSAAFSEKQRLDALQAVSAARQQQTHGHSGSEETRTLNQEGSSSHKFLSLLTLLRQLWDSAVSHFFSLPFSKSLLAALLLCLLVLRFDPASPRSLPFLYKLAQIFQRIREAMSPPLCQLPIQH, encoded by the exons ATGAAGAGTGACCCCGCAACCTCCGCAGCCCCGCTGAGGGCGCTCGGGGGAGCCCTGCGGAGCAGCGAGCCCGTGCGTGCCGTTCCGGCCCCGTCGGCGGCCGCGCTTCTGCTGGAGGAGGCGGCCGACCTGCTAGTGGTGAACCTGGACTTCGGCGCGGCGCTGCGCACCTGCGAACGCGCCTGGCAGGGCCTGGCGGAGGAGCCGGCGGGCGC CTCCTTGGAGGTGAAATGCTCTCTGTGTGTTGTGGGCATCCAGGCCCTGGCAGAAATGGATCGGTGGCGGGAAGTCCTGTCCTGGGTTCTTCAATATTACCAGGCTCCTGAGAAGCTGCCCCCCAAAGTCCTGGAACTGTG TGTTCTTTTATACAGTAAAATGCAAGAGCCTGGAGCCGTGCTGGATGGAGTCCGTGCTTGGCTTCAAGACCCTGACAACCAGGGCCTTCCAGAGTATAGATCCTTAGCAGAACTTCACCTGCAGCGGGTGCTACTTCCTCTGGGCCTCCTGTCAGAGGCTGAAGAGCTGGTGGTGGGCTCTGCAGCCTTCAGCGAGAAACAGCGGCTGGATGCGCTTCAGGCCGTTAGTGCAGCGAGGCAGCAGCAGACACATGGGCACTCTGGCTCCGAGGAGACGCGGACACTAAACCAGGAAG gctcctcctcccacaAGTTCCTGTCTCTACTGACGTTGCTGCGCCAGCTCTGGGACTCTGCAGTCAGCCACTTCTTTTCTCTGCCCTTCAGTAAGAGCCTGCTGGCCGCCTTGCTCCTCTGCCTCCTGGTGTTGAGGTTTGATCCAG CGTCTCCCCGCTCCCTGCCCTTCCTCTACAAGCTGGCTCAGATCTTCCAGCGGATCCGCGAGGCCATGTCTCCTCCTCTCTGCCAGCTTCCCATCCAGCACTGA
- the PEX26 gene encoding peroxisome assembly protein 26 isoform X2 gives MKSDPATSAAPLRALGGALRSSEPVRAVPAPSAAALLLEEAADLLVVNLDFGAALRTCERAWQGLAEEPAGASLEVKCSLCVVGIQALAEMDRWREVLSWVLQYYQAPEKLPPKVLELCVLLYSKMQEPGAVLDGVRAWLQDPDNQGLPEYRSLAELHLQRVLLPLGLLSEAEELVVGSAAFSEKQRLDALQAVSAARQQQTHGHSGSEETRTLNQEGSSSHKFLSLLTLLRQLWDSAVSHFFSLPFSKSLLAALLLCLLVLRFDPGVLQSQNPGLLSGDGKGLFQERPGQSVQVGESPGLGCS, from the exons ATGAAGAGTGACCCCGCAACCTCCGCAGCCCCGCTGAGGGCGCTCGGGGGAGCCCTGCGGAGCAGCGAGCCCGTGCGTGCCGTTCCGGCCCCGTCGGCGGCCGCGCTTCTGCTGGAGGAGGCGGCCGACCTGCTAGTGGTGAACCTGGACTTCGGCGCGGCGCTGCGCACCTGCGAACGCGCCTGGCAGGGCCTGGCGGAGGAGCCGGCGGGCGC CTCCTTGGAGGTGAAATGCTCTCTGTGTGTTGTGGGCATCCAGGCCCTGGCAGAAATGGATCGGTGGCGGGAAGTCCTGTCCTGGGTTCTTCAATATTACCAGGCTCCTGAGAAGCTGCCCCCCAAAGTCCTGGAACTGTG TGTTCTTTTATACAGTAAAATGCAAGAGCCTGGAGCCGTGCTGGATGGAGTCCGTGCTTGGCTTCAAGACCCTGACAACCAGGGCCTTCCAGAGTATAGATCCTTAGCAGAACTTCACCTGCAGCGGGTGCTACTTCCTCTGGGCCTCCTGTCAGAGGCTGAAGAGCTGGTGGTGGGCTCTGCAGCCTTCAGCGAGAAACAGCGGCTGGATGCGCTTCAGGCCGTTAGTGCAGCGAGGCAGCAGCAGACACATGGGCACTCTGGCTCCGAGGAGACGCGGACACTAAACCAGGAAG gctcctcctcccacaAGTTCCTGTCTCTACTGACGTTGCTGCGCCAGCTCTGGGACTCTGCAGTCAGCCACTTCTTTTCTCTGCCCTTCAGTAAGAGCCTGCTGGCCGCCTTGCTCCTCTGCCTCCTGGTGTTGAGGTTTGATCCAG GAGTCCTTCAGTCTCAGAACCCTGGTCTTCTGAGTGGGGATGGCAAGGGGCTGTTCCAGGAGCGCCCAGGACAGTCCGTGCAGGTTGGTGAGAGCCCAGGGCTGGGCTGCAGTTAG